A genomic segment from Kyrpidia tusciae DSM 2912 encodes:
- a CDS encoding DUF2294 domain-containing protein, producing the protein MEESRRDREQAFANLVRAYRKNHIGKGPEKIKVTFFGNWAIAHMAGSLSPVERFIARTDQGRMMIWQARTHMIKELYQQTRPVDMEALVGANFVKLFTDIDVDQDEVVSVFVFDRPIDGGTRMNEL; encoded by the coding sequence ATGGAGGAGTCGCGGCGGGATCGCGAGCAAGCGTTCGCGAATTTGGTACGGGCCTATCGGAAAAACCATATCGGCAAGGGACCGGAAAAGATCAAGGTGACCTTTTTTGGAAACTGGGCCATCGCCCACATGGCCGGGAGCCTCAGCCCGGTTGAGCGATTTATTGCGCGCACCGATCAGGGACGGATGATGATTTGGCAGGCGAGAACGCACATGATTAAAGAATTATACCAACAAACGCGTCCCGTGGACATGGAGGCTTTGGTGGGCGCGAATTTTGTAAAATTGTTCACCGATATTGACGTCGATCAAGATGAGGTGGTGTCCGTATTTGTTTTTGATCGGCCCATCGATGGGGGGACTCGCATGAATGAATTATAG